In Klebsiella aerogenes, the DNA window CGCACCACCTTATTATAGGCTCCGATCAGGTTTGCGTATTAGATGGCGAAATAACCGGTAAACCGCATACCGAAGAAAATGCCCACCGCCAATTACGCCAGGCCAGCGGCACGATCGTCACTTTTTATACTGGACTGGCGCTGTACAATTCCGCCAATGGACAACTGCAAACGGAATGCGAACCCTTTGACGTCCATTTCCGCCATTTGAGCGATCGGGAAATCGAGGGCTATATCCGTAAAGAAAACCCACTACAGTGCGCCGGGAGTTTCAAAAGCGAGGGATTGGGCATTACCCTGTTTGAACGTCTGGAAGGCCGCGACCCTAACTCGCTGGTCGGATTACCGCTGATCGCGCTGTGCCAAATGCTGCGCCGGGAAGGCTATAACCCACTATTAAGTTAAGCGCCAAAGAAAACGGCGGATGATGAATCCGCCGTTGCGCTTATTTGCTGTTGCGTAAGACCTGTAAACAGCGCTTCAGCTGGTCATCCAATGGCGCCTCAATGCGCATCACCTCACCCGTGCCAGGATGGGTAAACTTCAGCGCCGCGGCGTGCAGGAACAGGCGGTTTAACCCGGTACCTGAAAGCTGCTTGTCGAACTCACGGTCGCCATAGCGATCATCAAAAGCAATCGGGTGGCCTGCATACTGAGTGTGTACGCGAATCTGATGCGTACGTCCCGTGACCGGGCTGCAACGCACCAGCGTGGCGAACGCATAACGCTCTTCCACTTTAAAGCGCGTTTCCGATGGTTTGCCTTCCTGACTCACGCGAACAATACGCTCGCCGCTCTGCAGAATATTTTTCAGCAGCGGCGCCTGTACCACCTTCGTATGAGACTGCCACTGACCGCGAACTAACGCCAGATAATCCTTCTGCATCCCCTTCTCACGCAGTTGCTCGTGTAATGAACGCAGCGCCGAGCGTTTTTTCGCTACCAGCAGAACGCCGGAGGTATCGCGGTCGAGACGGTGGACCAGCTCAAGGAAACGGGCCTCAGGGCGCAACGCGCGCAGGCCTTCAATCACCCCGAAACTCAGACCGCTACCGCCGTGTACCGCCGTGCCGGAAGGTTTATTGAGCACCAGAATATGATCGTCTTCATACAGGATCACATCGGTCAACGCCGCCACTTTTTGCAGGTGCGGCGAAACGGCCTCTTCTTCACGCTCGGCAACTCGCACCGGCGGGATACGGACCTCATCGCCATCTTCCAGCTTGTATTCCGGCTTGACGCGTTTTTTGTTCACCCGCACCTCGCCTTTACGCAGGATGCGGTAAATCATGCTCTTTGGTACGCCTTTGAGTTGCGTACGCAAAAAGTTGTCGATACGTTGCCCCGCTTCATCGGCGGAAATGGCAACCATTTTTACGGTTGGGGTCTCAGTTTTCATGGTCGGCGATTCTAAATAGCCGAGGGCATTAGCGCCACTCATTTTTATATGCTTATATTTATCAGTATCCGGTTTTCATCGCATGCTTCATCAGCGTTTTGTTTGTTATTAGAACAATCTGTAGACGCTAGTGAAAAAACTGTGAGTAACCCGGTGATAAAAGGTAAAAGTGAACTTGCTATAACAAGGTTAGCAATGGAATAATGAAGCTGTTTTCCGTGTTGAAACTTGTTAGAACAAGAAATTAGCGGAATGACCAATTTTGTCTGACCGATCATCCACGCAGCAATGGCGTAAGACGTATTGATCTTTCAGACAGTTAGCGGGCTGCGGGTTGCAGTCCTTACCGGCACAGGCTCTATAAGATTTTTGCGTGGCAGGACGGCGTCGACTCCGGGGTTCCCGGAAGTTCATCTGAATCCTCTGATTGAGGTGAACAAGTTAAGCCATCATCCCTGCGACGTGAGAGACGATGAGAATATACGCAACATCGTTTGAGATGCGTCAAGGCAGCAAAAGAGAGAATCTTCAATCGTTTGTACAAGCAATCGATTGAGGTGAACAAGCGCGGCCGACGCGAAATCACTTAAAGGATGAAGTGTATAAATGGAATATTCTCTGGTGATACATCCCAGGCTGTTCCCCTGAATAATTGCACTGTGTTTCCGTTTGAAATGCAGGCGACCGACACTCTGCGCCTCTTAAGCGCGCGACAACCGTGAGGTTGGCGACGTGAACCAGACTCGAGGCCATCGGTTTTCACCCGGTAAGGCGTTACTCTGCCCGTAGCTTAGTCGTCAATGTAAGAATAATGAGTAAGTTACGATGAAAAGAATGTTAATCAACGCAACTCAGCAGGAAGAGTTGCGCGTCGCCCTTGTTGATGGGCAGCGCCTGTACGACCTGGATATCGAAAGCCCCGGGCACGAACAGAAAAAAGCGAACATCTACAAAGGCAAAATCACACGTATTGAACCTAGCCTTGAGGCCGCGTTTGTCGATTACGGCGCCGAGCGTCATGGTTTCCTCCCCCTCAAAGAAATTGCCCGCGAATACTTCCCTGCCAATTACAATTCTCATGGCCGTCCTAACATCAAGGACGTTCTGCGTGAAGGTCAGGAAGTCATTGTACAGATTGATAAAGAAGAACGTGGCAACAAAGGCGCCGCGCTGACGACCTTTATCAGCCTGGCGGGCAGCTACCTGGTACTGATGCCGAATAACCCTCGCGCCGGCGGTATTTCTCGCCGTATCGAAGGCGACGATCGTACCGAGCTGAAAGAAGCGCTGGCTAGCCTGCAACTGCCGGATGGCATGGGCCTCATCGTACGTACCGCGGGCGTCGGCAAATCAGCCGAAGCGCTGCAGTGGGACCTGAGCTTCCGCCTGAAGCACTGGGAAGCTATCCAGAAAGCCGCTGAAAGCCGCCCTGCGCCATTCCTGATCCACCAGGAAAGCAACGTTATTGTTCGTGCCTTCCGCGACTATCTGCGCCAGGACATCGGCGAAATCCTGATTGATAACCCGAAAGTGCTTGAGCTGGCGCGCCAGCACATCGCCGCGCTCGGCCGTCCGGATTTCAGCAGCAAAATCAAACTGTACACCGGTGAAATCCCGCTGTTCAGCCACTACCAAATTGAATCGCAGATCGAATCCGCTTTCCAGCGTGAAGTTCGCCTGCCGTCCGGCGGTTCTATCGTTATCGATAGCACCGAAGCCTTGACCGCTATCGACATCAACTCCGCTCGCGCCACCCGCGGCGGCGATATCGAAGAGACCGCGTTTAATACCAACCTGGAAGCGGCGGATGAAATCGCTCGCCAGCTGCGTCTGCGCGACCTCGGCGGCCTGATCGTTATCGACTTCATCGATATGACCCCGGTACGCCACCAGCGCGCGGTGGAAAATCGCCTGCGCGAAGCCGTTCGTCAGGACCGCGCGCGTATCCAGATCAGCCATATTTCACGTTTCGGCCTGCTGGAGATGTCCCGCCAGCGTCTGAGCCCATCGTTGGGCGAGTCCAGCCACCACGTGTGCCCGCGTTGTAGCGGTACCGGTACCGTGCGTGATAACGAATCGCTGTCGCTCTCTATTCTGCGTCTGATTGAAGAAGAAGCGCTGAAAGAGAACACCAAAGAAGTTCACGCCATTGTTCCGGTGCCGATTGCGTCTTACCTGCTTAACGAGAAGCGCGCCGCTGTTAGCGCCATTGAAACTCGCCAGAGCGACATTCGCGTTATCATCGTCCCGAACGACGAGATGCAAACCCCGCACTACTCCGTCCTGCGCGTACGTAAAGGTGAAGAGACCTCTACCCTGAGCTATCTGCTGCCGAAACTGCACGAAGAAGAGATGGCAGTGCCGTCTGACGAAGAGCCCGCGGAACGCAAACGTCGTGAGGAACCGGCTCTCGCCGCATTCGTCATGCCGGATGCGCCGCCAGCGCCGGTACAGGAAGAAGCCGTTGCCGCTCCGGCCGTGGCGAAAGCCGCCGCAGCCTCTGGTGCGACAACCGCTGCGCCAGCTCAGCCAGGCCTGCTGTCTCGCTTCTTCGGCGCACTGAAAAACCTCTTCTCTGGCGCGGAAGAAGCCAAACCGGCTGAAGTCCAGGTCGAGAAGAAAACCGAAGAGAAACCGGAACGTCAGCAAGAACGTCGCAAACCGCGCGCCAACAATCGCCGCGATCGTAACGACCGCCGTGACAATCGTGATAATCGCGACAACCGTGATAACCGCGCGGATAACACCGAAGGCCGTGAATCTCGTGAATCCCGCGAGGAGAACCGTCGCAATCGCCGCGAGAAACAGCAGCAGAATGCCGACGTGCGTGAATCACGCCAAACCGCAAGCGACGAGTCTGATAAAGGCAAATCCCGCGATGAGCAGCAGCAACCGCGCCGCGAACGCAACCGTCGTCGTAATGACGACAAGCGTCAGGCACAGCAGGAAGCAAAAGCGCAGACCCGCGAAGAGCCGGTAGCGCAGCAGGAAACTGAACAGGAAGAACGCGTTCAGAGCATGCCGCGTCGTAAGCCGCGTCAGCTGACGCAGAAAATCCGCTTTGAATCCGCAGAAACAGAGCAGGTTGTCGAAACCGTTGCCGAACAGGCGCAGGAAACTGCCGCGCCGCGTACCGATCTGGCGAAAGTCGATCTGCCGGCGGTGGTTGAAGCTGCCGCTGAGCAGGATGACAACGGCGAAGCGCGCGAATCTAACGGTATGCCGCGTCGTTCCCGTCGCTCTCCGCGCCACCTGCGCGTAAGCGGCCAGCGTCGCCGTCGCTACCGCGATGAACGTTACCCGACCCAGTCGCCGATGCCGCTGGCTATTGCCTGCGCTTCGCCGGAACTGGCCTCAGGTAAAGCATGGATCCGTTACCCGATTACCCGCCCGCAGGATCAACAGCAGGAAGAGGTACCGGTTCAGGAAACAACCAACGTTGAACCTATCATCACGCCGGTCGTTGCCCCAGAACCGGTAGCGGAAGCTATCGTTCCGGTCGTGGCGGCGGAAACCGTCATGACTGAAACCGTCGCCGCAGAGCCTCTCAACGAACCGGTAGCGGAAGCCGCCGCGGTTGAAACGCCAGTTGTTGAAGACGCTGCCGTCGTTGAAGAAACCGTTGTTCCGCAGGCGAGCGAAAACGAACCAGTCGCACCGGTCGTTGCAGAAACTGAAGCCGCTGAACCGGAAGCGACCGCTGTCGAAGCCGCCATTGAGCAGCCGGTTGTTGTTGCTGAAGAGACCGTGGTAGTGGAAGAAACGCCGGTTGTCGCCACGGTTGCAGCCGCGCCGATGGTTACCGCCGCGCCGGCTGCTGCTGCACAACCAGCACCGGTGGCAACTCGCCACGCCACCGCGCCGATGACCCGCGCGCCGGCTCCGGACTATGTGCCGGAAGCGCCGCGCCACAGCGATTGGGTTCGCCCGCCGTTTGCCTTCGATGGTAAAGGTTCAGCAGGCGGCCACAGCGCCACTCATCAGGCCACCGCGGAAGCAACCCGTCCGCAACCTGTAGAGTAACGTCGCAGTACTAAAAAACCGGCCATCTGGCCGGTTTTTTTTATTCCTTTTCATCCGGTCGCTGCATTCCCGCCACCTGCGGCATCACTTCACGCATTAAATCAAGAAACTTACGTAGACGCGTCGGATAGTAGCGCGCCCACGGATAGACCAGGTGTACCGGCAGCGGCGAAGCCCGCCATTGCGGAAATAGCTCAATCAGCCGTCCGCTCGCAATATCCTCTTCCACCGCCCAACTGGAGACTATTGCCGCGCCTAACCCCGCCAACGCCGTGTTACGCGCGACATAAACGCTATCCGTGCTCAGACACGGCACGATCGCAAAGCTCATCTGTTGCCCGTCAGCCTGATGTTGCAACGTCACTTCGTGCTGGTAAAAGGTACTAATGGCCACCCACGGCAGCGTCGACATCAGCTGCGGCTCACTCAACTCGGGATAGCGCGCCAACAGCGCAGGCGACACGACAAGGCTCCGGGGAACCACCGCTAACAGAACCGACACCGTCGCCGGGTCGACTTCTGCGCCAACGCGGATGGCACAATCGATATTATCGCTAAGAAAATCAACGGTTTTATCATTAAGCATCCACTCTACCGCCAGCTCTGGATAGCGCTGCAAAAAGCTGACCAGCGGCCCCAAGAGCTGCTGCTGACCGAAAGCGTGCGGCGCACGTACCCGCAGTACGCCAACCGGACGATCTTCTACGATACGCAGATCGTCCTCCAGCGCCAGCCAACTGTCCACCAGTCGTCGCGCATGTTGGTAGCATCGCTCGCCGTCATCGGTCAATTTCATCGCATGAGTAGTACGTAGAACAAGCCTCGCGCCGAGCAGCCTTTCCAGCGACTGTAGACGGCGGCTGACCGTGGCCTGAGTGGTATTTATCTGCACGGCAGCGGTCGACAGCGACCCGGCTTCAACAATACGAATAAACGTCCGCATCAACTCAATCCGATCTATACGCTCTTGCTTCTTCATTTCCATTTTGCCTATACGTATTACGTATAACCGTTTTACCACCACGCTATCTACCGCGCCAGCCTGCTTCAGGGAACAATAGCCTCATTGCATTGACGAGGGCTTCACCATGACACCACTTCCTTTATCCAGCCGCGAGGCCGGCTGGGTGATTTTTATTCTTGCGCTCGGCGCGGGCTTCAGCGTGGCATCGATTTACTACGCCCAGCCGCTGCTGCCGTTAATTGGCGCCAATCTGCATCTCAGCGTTGAAGGAATGGGCCTCATACCCACGCTAACGCAAGCGGGTTATGCGTTGGGTATTTTATTTCTGCTGCCGCTGGGCGACCGCCACGACCGTAGAACGCTTATTCTGCTGAAAAGCGCGGCGCTGGCGCTACTGTTGCTGCTTTGTAGTCTGACCGGGCAACTCACCTCGTTGCTGGTTGTCAGCCTGCTGATCGGGATGGCGGCAACCATGGCGCAGGATATTGTGCCAGCGGCGGCCATCCTGGCACCCGCCGGTAAGCAAGGTAAAATGGTTGGCACGGTGATGACCGGTCTGCTGCTGGGGATCCTGCTCTCACGGACGGTCAGCGGCCTGGTAGGCGCGTTATTCGGCTGGCGGGTTATGTATCAGGCGGCGGCGGTCAGTATTGCGTTGATTGGCCTGCTGATGTGGCGCGTCCTGCCGCGCTTTGAGATCCACTCTACCCTGCGTTATCCGCAATTGCTGAAATCGATGGCGCATCTGTGGCAACGCTATCCCGCGCTGCGCCACGCCGCCTTTGCCCAGGGCTTCTTGTCCATCGCGTTTAGCGCCTTCTGGTCAACGCTGGCCGTCATGCTCGCCGAACATTACCAGATGGGCAGCGCGGTGGCTGGCGGTTTCGGTGTCGCCGGAGCCGCAGGGGCGCTGGCGGCGCCGCTGGCAGGCGGTCTGGCGGATAAATTTGGTGCAGGCAGAGTCACCCAACTCGGCGCGGCGCTGGTGACCGTGTCATTTGCCTTGATGTTAGCGCTGCCTGCCCTGCCGGTACATGGCCAACTGGCGCTGATTGCGCTATCAGCTATCGGGTTTGACCTCGGTCTGCAATCGAGCCTGGTGGCGCACCAGAATCTGGTTTACAGCCTGGAACCACAGGCGCGAGGTCGACTTAACGCCCTGTTGTTCACCGTCGTCTTTATCGGTATGGCGCTGGGTTCCGTATTGGGAAGCAAGCTGTACGTGCTGGCCGGTTGGGGCGGTGTGGTGACTCTGGCGGTCATTAGCGGCGCGATCGCCCTTATTATCCGCCTGTTGGAAAATGCCCGGCTACAGGCCGTCGGGCGCACCGCGAGATAAAAAAACCCGCTCCGCATCGCGGAACGGGTTGATCAAAGCCCGACGTAGCGGTTTATTTAGATCGTGCGGCGGGTAAACTCTTTCAGGCGGAAGCCCAGCAGCAGCAAGGTTGCGAAATAAGCGACCACACCCGTGACTACCACAGCCATCAGACGCATCAGGCGGAACGGCATCGTCCCCTGCGACCACTCCGGCATCAGGTACATCATGCCAAGTAGCGCCGCGGCCATGACCAGCACCGCAATCACCAGACGCAGCAGGAACATGAACCAGCCCGGCTGCGGCGTGAAGATTTTCTGCTTACGCAACTGCCAGTAGAGCAGCGCGGCGTTCAGACAGGCCGCCAGGCCGATCGACAGCGACAGCCCGGCATGCTTCAGCGGGCCAATAAATGCCAGGTTCATTACCTGCGTCATAATCAAGGTGATAATGGCGATTTTGACCGGCGTTTTGATATCCTGGCGCGAATAAAAGCCCGGCGCCAACACTTTCACCACAATCAACCCCATCAGCCCGACCGAGTAAGCCACCAGCGCACGCTGCGTCATCGCCGCATCAAAAGCGTTGAATTTACCATACTGGAACAGCGAGACCGTCAGCGGTTTAGCAAGGATGCCCAATGCCACCGCGCTTGGCAACGCCAGCAGGAAGCACAGGCGCAACCCCCAATCCATCAGGCGGCAGTACTCATCATGGTTACCGCTGGCGAAACTTTTTGACAGCGACGGCAACAGGATAGTCCCCAAGGCGACGCCTAGCACGCCAGAAGGGAATTCCATCAGTCGATCCGCGTAGTACATCCACGATACCGAACCGGAAACCAGGAAAGAGGCAAAAATAGTGTTAATAATGAGCGAGATTTGGCTGACAGAGACACCGAGAATCGCCGGTCCCATCTGCTTTACGACGCGAATCGCCCCGGCATCTTTCAGGTTGACGCGCGGCAGCACCAGCATGCCGATTTTTTTCAGATGTGGCAGTTGATACGCCAGTTGCAGAATACCGCCCACGGTCACCGCCCACGCCATCGCCAGCATCGGCGGATGGAAATAAGGCGCGGCGAACAACGCAAAGCCGATCATACTGACATTAAGGAAGGTCGGCGCAAAGGCAGGAACCGAGAAACGGTTCCAGGTGTTAAGAATCGCCCCTACCAGTGATGCCAGTGAAATCAATAAAATATAAGGAAAGGTGATGCGCAACAACTGCGTGGTCAGCGCAAATTTATCCGGCGTATCGGCAAAGCCGGGAGCGGTAATGGTGATAACCCACGGCGCGGCAAGCATCCCCAGCACCGTGACCAACGCCAGCACCAGCGTCAACAGCCCGGAGACGTAAGAGATAAACACACGCGTTGCATCCTCGCCCTGCTTGCTCTTATATTCGGCCAGGATCGGCACAAACGCCTGGGAAAAGGCGCCTTCAGCAAAAATGCGTCGTAAAAGGTTTGGTAATTTGAACGCGACAAAAAAGGCGTCAGTGGCCATCCCTGCGCCGAAAATACGCGCGACAATCGCATCGCGCGCAAAGCCCAGCACGCGCGAGAACATGGTCATCGAGCTGACTGCCGCTAATGATTTTAAAAGATTCATTACTGTTTTATTCCACAACCCATGGAGTAAAACGCCCGCAAAAGCGGGCGCTGGAAAGTGGCGATAGTCTACCGGGTTCGCAATGAATTACTACTATCAGTTGTTACAACCAATTATTCACTCATCGCTTCGCGCCACAGCTTCTCGACGATGCGCTGTGCCAGAAGCGCCTGTTCGCCCGCGGTTTCGGGAACAGTCTGATTTTGCACACATTCGATGAAATGACGCGCGCAACCGTCAAATCCACGCTGTTCGAGCGTCGTTTGCCAACCGGGCGCCGGACGCCGCACGAGGCCGCTACCACGTTCCTCCTGCCACTCGCGCATATCGCCCACCTCGTACAGCCCGCCATCGGTTACCGCCTGTACCCATTCGCGCTGGCTCCCTGCACGACGGTGCATGCTGGTCGTTATCTGCAGTTGAGCCGCGCTGAAGTGGTGTTCGGCATAGAGCATTTCACCCTGCGCGCTGGTTTGCAGAATGCCGCCGTCAAGGCGCGCTTTGTCGCCCGCCAGCCATAGCGCGGTATCGACAACATGCAAATAATCATCCAGGAGGGTAAATCGCAGATCGTTGCCCACGCTATCGCTACGATGTTTATCCATCCGCAACGAAGCAGCTTCATTTAGATGCGCTTTCAGTTCACGGTACAGCGGCGCAAAACGGCGGTTGAATCCCACCATTAACGTCAGCCGACGACGAGTCGCCAGTTCGACCAACGACTCAGCGTCGCTAAGCTTATCCGCCAGCGGTTTATCAACGCACACATGAACCCCGGCATTCAGCAGACGATGAACCACCTCATAATGTGAAGCCGTTGACGTATGCACAAAGACCGCATCGCATTGCGCCGCCAGCGCATCCAGCGACTCAGCATACGGGATACGCCAGGTCTCGCAGATACGCAGCGCTTTCTCTTTACCTGGCGACCAGGCCGCCTGTAGCGTCCAGCCATCGGCGGCGCCGAGCACCGGCAGCCAGGCTTTTTGCGCAATACCGCCTAATCCAACCACGCCTACGCGTAATTTCGCCGTCACGGTTACTCTCCTAAATGTGCCAGTAATGAATCAAGTCGAACTTTGAGCTCAGCCACTTCATCTTCCAGCGCTTCGACCCTTGTCTGCAGATCGTCATTCGGCGGCGAAACGGCTTCTACCGCGGTAATCAACGAATCCATATCGTCGCAGAACAGGTGCATATAGCGGCTTTCACGTTTACCGGGCTCACGCGGTAGCCGGGCGACATACGGGCCATCTTCGCGATTGGCCAGGTTCTCAAGGGTATTTTCCACCTCAGCCATATCGCGGAATTCATACATCCGCTGCGCGCGGCTGCGTAGCTCGCCCGGCGTTTGCGCCCCACGCAGCAACAGGGTGGCGACGATAGCGACTTCGGCCGCCGTCAGCTTAAGATCGCCGAATTCAGAGTTGCAGAAGCGCTGTTCATATTTGGTCACCCGGTTGCCAAAACCGCTTACCGTACGCAGGTAATGACGTTTGACCAGTTCATCCAGCAGATCCTGCACATCACTTTCAGCCAGCGATAGCACCGGCTCGCGATTCGTTTTCTGGTTACAGGCGGTGACCACCGCATTGACCGACAGCGGATACTGTTCCGGCGTCGTGACCTGTTTCTCCAGCAGGCAGCCAATGACGCGCGCTTCATGCGCGGTTAACTGATATTTCATGTTGTCTCCTTTAGCGACCCGGAGTCCAGTCTGGGGCCGTCAACGCCGTCAATACATGGTCGCGCCATTGGCCATCGATGAGCAGATAGTCTTTCGCGTAACCCTCTTTTTCAAAACCGAGGCGGGCAAGCAGGTCGCCGCTGCGTTTGTTATGCGGCATATAGTTTGCCATGATGCGATGAACATGCTGCGTGCGTTGCATATAACGAATCGCCGCGATCAGCGCCTCATACATCAGCCCCTGCCCTTGCCACTTCTCGCCAATGGAATAGCCAAGGTAACAAGCATGGAAAGAGCCGCGCACCACGTTAGAAAAATTCGCCACGCCAATAATTTCTTTCTCATCGGGATCGAGGAGTGCGAAATAGAATGCCGAGCCCTGTTTATGAAACTCCGCAATCATCGATAAGCGCGCCTGCCAGCCAGAGGGATAACAGTGGCTTTCATCACGTACCGGCTCCCAGGGTTTCAGGAACCCTTTGTTCTCCGCGTAGTAATCAGCCAGACGCCAGGCGTCACGATCGTGAACCAGCCTCACCACCAGCCGGTCCGTCGTCAAACGCACCTTAGGCACGTTACTGCGATAGCCAAACATTCCTCACTCCTGTTCCCTGACCTAAACTGATTACTTTTACTATACCTTCCCTGAGTGAAGGTGTGAAAACAGCAACATACCATTTTCTGCACCAACTCCGCTTTTCGATGAATAGACTCAATCGATCTTGATTTTTGATAAAAAAATATTGTCACCGGTACGCTGGGAAAATCACTGCCGCCCCCGCAGAATATCTAAGCTTATCTCTCTTTTTCCCTGGAGGGGAAATGTCCCGCGTATCGCAGGCAAGGAGCCTGGGTAAATATTTCCTGTTAGTCGACAACATGCTGGTTGTTCTCGGCTTTTTTGTCGTATTTCCTCTCATCTCGATCCGCTTTGTCGACCAAATGGGCTGGGCGGCGCTGATGGTCGGGATTGCGCTGGGCCTGCGTCAGTTGGTGCAACAAGGGTTAGGCATCTTTGGCGGGGCGATTGCTGACCGCTTTGGCGCCAAACCGATGATTGTCACCGGCATGCTGATGCGCGCGGGCGGCTTTGCCGCGATGGCGGTTGCTCATGAACCCTGGGTGTTATGGCTCTCCTGTGTTTTGTCCGGGCTGGGCGGCACCCTGTTTGACCCGCCGCGAGCGGCGCTGGTGGTCAAACTGGTGCGTCCGCACCAGCGTGGTCGCTTCTTCTCGATCCTGATGATGCAGGACAGCGCGGGCGCGGTGATCGGCGCCCTGCTCGGCAGTTGGCTGCTACAGTACGATTTTCGCCTGGTCTGCAGCGCGGGCGCGGCGCTGTTTATCGCCTGCGCGGCGTTTAATGCCTGGTACCTGCCAGCCTGGAAACTCTCGACCGTCAGAACTCCCGTTCGCGAAGGCCTGGGTCTGGTATTACGCGACAAGCGTTTCGTCACCTACGTGCTGACCCTAACCGGCTACTACATGCTGGCGGTGCAGGTCATGCTGATGCTGCCGATTATGGTCAACGATATCGCCGGTTCCCCGGCGGCAGTTAAATGGATGTACGCCATTGAAGCCACGATTTCACTGACGCTGCTGTACCCCATCGCCCGCTGGAGCGAGAAACGTTTTCGTCTCGAACATCGTCTGATGGCCGGCTTGCTCGTCATGACGGTCGCCATGTTGCCGATTGGCTTAACCAGTACGTTGCAGCAGCTATTCACGCTGATCTGCATCTTCTATATGGGGTCAATCATCGCCGAACCCGCACGCGAAACGCTGGGGGCTTCTCTGGCCGACGCCCGCGCCCGTGGCAGCTACATGGGTTTTAGCCGTTTAGGCCTGGCCTTCGGCGGCGCCCTCGGCTATGCCGGCGGCGGCTGGCTGTTCGATGCGGGTAAAGCGGTCAATCAGCCAGAGCTGCCGTGGCTAATGCTCGGGATCATCGGCTTTGCGACTTTCGTCGCGCTATGGTGGCAGTTTAGCCA includes these proteins:
- the murJ gene encoding murein biosynthesis integral membrane protein MurJ, translating into MNLLKSLAAVSSMTMFSRVLGFARDAIVARIFGAGMATDAFFVAFKLPNLLRRIFAEGAFSQAFVPILAEYKSKQGEDATRVFISYVSGLLTLVLALVTVLGMLAAPWVITITAPGFADTPDKFALTTQLLRITFPYILLISLASLVGAILNTWNRFSVPAFAPTFLNVSMIGFALFAAPYFHPPMLAMAWAVTVGGILQLAYQLPHLKKIGMLVLPRVNLKDAGAIRVVKQMGPAILGVSVSQISLIINTIFASFLVSGSVSWMYYADRLMEFPSGVLGVALGTILLPSLSKSFASGNHDEYCRLMDWGLRLCFLLALPSAVALGILAKPLTVSLFQYGKFNAFDAAMTQRALVAYSVGLMGLIVVKVLAPGFYSRQDIKTPVKIAIITLIMTQVMNLAFIGPLKHAGLSLSIGLAACLNAALLYWQLRKQKIFTPQPGWFMFLLRLVIAVLVMAAALLGMMYLMPEWSQGTMPFRLMRLMAVVVTGVVAYFATLLLLGFRLKEFTRRTI
- a CDS encoding Gfo/Idh/MocA family oxidoreductase; this encodes MTAKLRVGVVGLGGIAQKAWLPVLGAADGWTLQAAWSPGKEKALRICETWRIPYAESLDALAAQCDAVFVHTSTASHYEVVHRLLNAGVHVCVDKPLADKLSDAESLVELATRRRLTLMVGFNRRFAPLYRELKAHLNEAASLRMDKHRSDSVGNDLRFTLLDDYLHVVDTALWLAGDKARLDGGILQTSAQGEMLYAEHHFSAAQLQITTSMHRRAGSQREWVQAVTDGGLYEVGDMREWQEERGSGLVRRPAPGWQTTLEQRGFDGCARHFIECVQNQTVPETAGEQALLAQRIVEKLWREAMSE
- a CDS encoding YceH family protein — translated: MKYQLTAHEARVIGCLLEKQVTTPEQYPLSVNAVVTACNQKTNREPVLSLAESDVQDLLDELVKRHYLRTVSGFGNRVTKYEQRFCNSEFGDLKLTAAEVAIVATLLLRGAQTPGELRSRAQRMYEFRDMAEVENTLENLANREDGPYVARLPREPGKRESRYMHLFCDDMDSLITAVEAVSPPNDDLQTRVEALEDEVAELKVRLDSLLAHLGE
- the rimJ gene encoding ribosomal protein S5-alanine N-acetyltransferase — translated: MFGYRSNVPKVRLTTDRLVVRLVHDRDAWRLADYYAENKGFLKPWEPVRDESHCYPSGWQARLSMIAEFHKQGSAFYFALLDPDEKEIIGVANFSNVVRGSFHACYLGYSIGEKWQGQGLMYEALIAAIRYMQRTQHVHRIMANYMPHNKRSGDLLARLGFEKEGYAKDYLLIDGQWRDHVLTALTAPDWTPGR
- the mdtH gene encoding multidrug efflux MFS transporter MdtH — its product is MSRVSQARSLGKYFLLVDNMLVVLGFFVVFPLISIRFVDQMGWAALMVGIALGLRQLVQQGLGIFGGAIADRFGAKPMIVTGMLMRAGGFAAMAVAHEPWVLWLSCVLSGLGGTLFDPPRAALVVKLVRPHQRGRFFSILMMQDSAGAVIGALLGSWLLQYDFRLVCSAGAALFIACAAFNAWYLPAWKLSTVRTPVREGLGLVLRDKRFVTYVLTLTGYYMLAVQVMLMLPIMVNDIAGSPAAVKWMYAIEATISLTLLYPIARWSEKRFRLEHRLMAGLLVMTVAMLPIGLTSTLQQLFTLICIFYMGSIIAEPARETLGASLADARARGSYMGFSRLGLAFGGALGYAGGGWLFDAGKAVNQPELPWLMLGIIGFATFVALWWQFSQKRSASGMLEPRT